The following DNA comes from Silurus meridionalis isolate SWU-2019-XX chromosome 14, ASM1480568v1, whole genome shotgun sequence.
GGTAAAGAAATTAAGGGTAATTGTGCTTTGTCTTTTGATAGACTTTGCAATTTAGGGTTctttcagtggtggacagagGAATCCTTGGGCATGGGCCCTCTAACCAGACCATGGCTACGCAGCCCCTTACATTTACAGCAATCTGGCAGAAGCCCAGACTTACAACTGAAAACTCGAAGGTTATGGGTTTAAGAACCCCAAAGTGGGAgattagtggtgctgggatttgaacccgtAACCTTCAatacaaagtccaatgccttaacccctAATCTACCACCTAATACATGATTTGCTCCATTTGAGCTCCTGTAAAAGCACCTACGGACTTCCTCCTCCATCTGTGATATTTGGGAGCTCCCGACCCTGTCTTCAGTTCCCTGGTTGACATTTGTTGGCGCACCATTCAAGACCTGCTGTGTTGGAGATACTCTGACCTAGTTACGTGCTCCCTAATGTACCTCACTTGTTGACAGGCTCCTCTGCAACAAGCTCAGCAAAGTAATTCATTTCACCAGTCAGTGGTTTTCATGGTATGGCTGATCGGCGTATCTGAAGCCAAGGCAAAGTCTTTTTTACTACACCACATTCTGGATCTAAGTAAATGGTCACCCATGGATCAGCCAGCATGAATCCTTCCGGTTCCTAATTTTAGGCTTTTTATAATAGCCTTGGTCTTTAATAAAGACATTGTTTGTGATCGGCTTCACTGGGGAACAGCAAGGATAATTCCCAGTCTGTTTCCTCCAAATTATCCTCTCTGTTATGGAGAtgaaggagaggtggaggaagGGGGAGGGAGGACAGGTGCCTCTTTCAGTTTTACCCAGGTGCCTCTCCGGGCCTGATTCATTTTGCCTGAAGTGCCATTGGCTCCGGCATATCATAAACGTAGCACAATGAACCACCGCCTGTCCTACGCCATCGTGTACAAAGATAATTACGgcagctttgtgttttttttcttttcccctctgCTTTTCCATCCTTGTCGGATCGCAAAAAGGATCGCCGGAGCCGAGAGTGCACCTCGAGTTTGAGGCATGCGATGAACAGTCGTCTTGAAATTACAGAACTCACACAAATgtctcagggaaaaaaaaagtaatcgtGATCTGTCATTAACTCCGAGCTATCACTCGTTAAAGTATCTCTTGTGCAGATAACGACACGAGGAGGGCAGTACGCGTGATTCAGTGTTATTTAAATCGGAACGCTTGAATGTGATGCTGTGAATTATTCAGCGGGATGCAAGATAATTAATATTGTTcaattattagttttattcattAACAAAGAGCATGGATTTTACATTCATGCTCCTGTTCTCACACGTTTGAGCAGCTATAAAAAGTTTCCCTCATTACAAACCactgttttttaaattaacatttatcCAAAGTGATTTTCAACCAAGCAgttgggggttaagggccttggtcaagaacccagcagtggcagattggtggtgctgggatttgaaaggAAAGTGATTTAAAACAAGTGAGACAAGACCAGAAATTAAGCATAGCAAAAAACAAAGAACTACGATTCCTATCAGCCCCCTGCACATCACTTGATCCGGACACTCAGCACCTCACACAGCTGTTCATACCTGATTTACCTTGATGTTTTTAATGTTCACTATATTTAATCCTCGGTCTTCACACGTCACATCCGTTGTCTAGCATTTGGCCCTCGCTGccatgtgttttaaaaataagcTGCCTGCATCCGCCTCTGCAAGCAGTTCTAGACATTAACAGTCTGACACAAAACGGATTTAATGCAACACATTTGTGTACCCCGCACAATGATACAAGCCAAGTAAAAAGAGCTTAGATATGAAGTTTACCACAGTCATGAGTTAAATGATAAACTGGATCCAGAGGCTTCATGGCAGGCCTATGAATCACATCTCTTTAACAATCAACTATTGTATTGCAAAGCATTGTACATTGCGAAGGAAGACTTGCAAGTcagcatttttgtttaattttgagCAAGAATAAAAACAGGAAGACTGGAATAACATTGTAGTGTGACAATGCTCAGGAGACTGTTAAGAGCTCTAAATACCTGACTTACAACAGAGATTCGCAGCGATGACCCCATCATAACTTGAATTTATGTTGAGTGGAGACATGGTCTAGCCCACTGTACCCTTGAGTTTTAAAGGAGGGTTATTAGTATGGGGTAGCATaatgtaatttgtaaataattaatcatttttacTAACAGAGCAATATAAAGTACTGTACTCTATAAACtatacagatatacacactgaccagacataacattataaatggtgaagtgaataacactgattatcacGTCATCATGGCACCTGATTGTGggtagcaagtgaacattttgtcctcaaagttgacttgttagaagcaggaaaaatggccaaGCGTatggatttgagcgagtttgacaagtcCAATTGTAACGGCTAGACGAccgggtcagagcatctccaaaactgcagctcttgtgggatgttcccggtctgcagtggtcagtatctattaaaagtgctccaaggaaggaacagtggtgaaccggcaacaaaGTCATGGTCCGtatggtccgatccaacagacgaactgtagctcaaattgctgaagttaATGCTGCTATTGCTCGAAAGGTCAGGACTGTTCTGGCATAAAAAGGGgagcaacacaatattaggcaggtcttaatgttataatattaatgttaatgtttaagTTAATTTCTGGACTCGTATctgtatttgcatttgtttatgaCATTATATCAAGTCGAATCCATACATGCCATTAATGCTTCAGCTCATCCAGGTAGTGAGAAATTCCGCATTGAGTCACCCGACTCCTGGGGTTTTACCGGCACACAGAGAGGGATGTGATTCATTTCCTCGTATCTCAGTGTTACACACATTAATACTAGTCTGAATTATTTACGTTGTTTACCCAAGTCAGGGTGTATGGCCTGTCATTCTGACACCCCGAGGCGATGGGGTGGCGGTTAACCCACCCTGTCACTTTCGCTCTGTGGTTTACTTCTTTCAtttccctttccttttcttttcttttctttagacCCAACATTTATCACTCGCACGCAAACAACCTGCTCCATACGGACACACTTTATTTTCTCCCTCCGCTTAAGATTAAGACGCTtagtagcttttttttattcttatttttcatGATTTGACTTTTCCGTGGGCTGAAAAGTACTGAAATGTGATAATTAACTGTCATATCCACTACATTTAACCATACCTCTCTCTAATTACACACATCCGCGTTACCCGATCTTCTCCTCGGTGGCCAAATTTAGCGCCGATTTTTGTTTCTGGTGATTTTCTTCCATGAGCGATCTTGTCAGGGGTCATTCGCAATTACATTTAATTCGATTTCAGTTAATGGCAGATTTAATCCTTTTTCCCAGAAGCTATAGACTGTTACCGATGACCTGGGACCTGCACCCAGCTCAAGaaaacttgtattttttttttcaaatgagaTACAGTAAGCAGCCCTTAATGCACTCGCAGCCGAATTACACCTCGCCTATAGAGAAAATTACTGCGCAGAACGATTCCCGTGCAGTAATTGTCCATCGAGTGAACCCACTCAACCTTCTAacgtttttttttgggggggttttgaaggaagacagacagatagtgcCTGTGAATGAAGGGCTTTCTTAAAAGCATTGAAATGTTACTGAAGAGTAGGAGTGTACGGTTTTCAGATTAGGATGGCATGTTGGCTGATTATTCCATCCAGGACAATGCCTtatgggactttttttttttgcatgtgagGTTTTCATGTTTAGGTCACAAATCTGTTCCAAATGATCTGTATTGGGTCAGATATTTCGCTCATGTCTATTCCTCATGGCCGCTCTGTTCcatgaaatagaataaaaacataaatagaatagaaatagaatttacaatataattgaataatagaaacaaaataaaaataatatatggtTGCAGTATAGAATATTATACGTCTCAAGTTCTGTTGCACAATTCATTTGATCAGATTTACCTCAgattttggggggtttatcacGAGCTAGAATGGTCAGGAAACAAAGACACAGTCTCAGAACCTTGTGTCACCTTGTGTCTTGCCATGTTGTATGACCTttgacatgaaactgtcttccatACCTCtcttagtagcagagtttgcCTGCTCCTCACCCAGTTTGAATCCTCATACACAGCTGTTCCTGATTCAGTTAATGACCGTGTTccaacctacatatgaaatgaTCATTAGCACATTAGATCATTAGCACATGCTCGGTATAAATGCTTAATCATACAACTGACTCTAATCCAATAAATTCTCTGACTTTGTGCAAGGTTCCATCCCTACAACATAGAAACGGCACCTGTCAACACGATGTGCGAATTCTGCCATAACTCATAAATGGCTAGTGGGACGTGGGacgtaaatctttttttgtttatttctaccTGCAGACAAATATTTGAGTTCCCAGTTAATGAACATGAAACTAGTAGCGTAATTGAACCCCACCGGTTTGATTGTgtataagtcaagtcaagaagcgtgtattgttatttcaaccatATGTAGCTGACgaattacacaaaaaacaaaaaacacaaggactggtaagtgtcctcgccacataaagtgcatgtgactTGACTTtataaagcttcttgacttgacttgacttgacttgacaagacagtgcaagacaatacaggacagtgcaagacaaatacacaaaaagtcCAAAAGAAATCCCACAACACTCGCAAAACATTCAGATGCATtcaaattcaaaagaaaagtcAACGATCATGCGTAGTCTTTGTACCTGTGTTTGTATTCGTTTCAGTTTCCTCGATTCAGCAGCGTTTACAGTGCGGTAAAATATTTATTCCGACCATTAAAATATGATTGTTTGTTCAAGAGAGCACTAGAAATGTGGACATGACCTGAATGAATTTTAAATGAACTCTACCACTGTGGCCAAAAATACTCTCCAGAGGTAGAAAtgctgtctgtatgtgtgtattctAGCTTCGACAGGTTCCTTAGCATCAGCTAAACCACTCCAGTGGAGAAATTTAGCTGATTTTGCTGTCAAAAGAAAACCCGCCACGACCTTGCCCAGGTGCTTACTGAGGATGAATGATGTAAATGCAGAGACATTTTAGGGTACTGGCATGTGAGCACCACTTGTTCACACAGGGATGGAATTAAAAAACCAGGACAGACTTTATAGATGACCAGCTCGTCCACACAAACATAGAATTTGGTACTCAtctaacattgtgtgtgtttgtcccatGGGATGAACTCTATGTGCAACCTTCTGGCAAGCATTTCAGTCTGTTTACAGCATAACAGTGGTTCATtctgaataatttatttgtatcgGGTTACATTTTGATTACACAATGAAGTAGAAATTAGGAGAATAATTCCCAAACGTTGCATCATAAGGCCCAGAAAGATTCACCAGCAACTCACTTTACTTCCAAAACCTTTTAAGCTGTAAACCTAATGTGCTAGTAGCAAGGTCAAATGCCCTGGGAGTCCACGTTGTCAGTGTCCACAGCAACACGGACAGTAATTAAATGATTTCTTGCATGTATGTTATGTATTTTAGAGACAATAAAATTCTGTATGTTCTGCATGTATCTGGCCAGAGGTCTGTGTAAACTGATTTGCAGGCATGTAGGAAATCTGTATCCAAGACTGCAGAAACCCTTTAAACCTTTGAGCTTTTGAACTTTCTGGACGCAACAAGCATCTCAAGCCACTCATGTCTTTCGTCGACTGTGAAAATGTTCTTTCTGTTGCTCGTAACTGCTGTTAgatctcatgttttttttataaggagCACCTGTGGCTTCTAGACACCATTGAGGTGAGACATTTTTCCTGCTCAGGCATGTAACCTCAGGCCACATTACCCACAGCAAGCAAGCAAAGCGAGGAAATTACCacccaaaatacaaaaaaaagttgtagtGCATGCTCTCATTCCTATCTTATCTCCACGATTCGCTAAGTCGACACTAAGCTGAACAACCCGTAACTCATTATTCGCCGGCTTTTCATGTCTTCTCGGGTGTAAAACCATCTACAAGATTGCTCTGAAACCGAATGGCGTCCTCTCACGGAtccaaagcagcttaacagaaccCGTGTCCAGCTGCCACGGCACGTACAACCGGCTTAACGCCAAGAGATCaaagatatcaatcagtgtccGTGTCAATATCTGGCTCTCCGGCATCGGTGCTGTGACCTGTAAGCCTGACTTCCTGAAAGGCAAGGTTTCTGAACTTGGCCGGCTAAGCCAGACCGAAAACATGCAACAGGAGGTTCTAGCATGTACCTGGAAAAAAAGGGAGCGCAATCACACCAACACCTCCCACGCGCCAGCCAATCGATTCTCACGCCCCACTGCACCTCCCACGCAAGTGTTCTCACACTGGCCAAGCAAATGCTACCCCCTGATaactgagagagagactgcaAGAAAGAGAggctgttttatttctttcattttcaaaagACGTTTCCAAACATCAGATTCCATTACCGatacttttgttgttgttgttgttcttgttgttattttcatatatatttttttagatgtatTGGTTGAGATGCAGCCGTAATGTGAAGAAGTGCCACACTGTTACCACCTAGAAGTTGACTACTTCCCATACCAACACATTTGCTTATTGCTCTCATACCATAGCAATTTGCtattgtaatctttttttctttcatataaacgtttttatccatttatagttactttAAATACTATGTAACATCCTGTTAGTTCTTGTTCTTACTTACTAGCACCAGCCTCTCCTTCCCAACAGAAAACTTTAGAGAAGCTGaaatggttataatgttataacgGGAATTGTATTGGCTTTAATGGAAACTGTAGTGGTGTAACCCTGTGGATGTCCACTTGTAATTTGTTGTCTTCAGTAGATGTTGTACTATAGAAAGTGAATACCATTAAGGACCAATAGAACACATTTGTCAGCTTGCATTGATCATTCAGATTCTAGtaattttaagttttgtttgaCGATCATAATTTAATAGTATAAGCAAACACACTATGAAGATGATGATTTGTAATGGTATTTAGTGGAAACCAGTTGACCATTTAACCATTAAACATTTCCCTCAGATATTAGAATAGAAGTTGTCATGTGCCAGAGAAAACAGGTAGCCCTTCATTTTCCCATGTTAAAAAACTTAAATGAACAACTTTATTTCAGTCTAATGCAGCATAGGACATGGAGACCCCTTTCATAAATTCCCAGGTCTCCTCAGAAAATAACTCACTCcccaaaaaacagaaagaatatATATTGTGAACAAGTTTATTAGtaggtatttttttcttttttcttttaaagtattttaaatcTTAAACTGTCAACCTTGTAATAAACCAAGGGGCAGCATGAGTCCTGCcccattttacttttattaggATATACTTGTTGCACTTCCCATTTTTGACCACTATACTGTATGGAACGCTATGGATCTAAATGTGGCATGCTAAAACGGGTATGTTGGCtgtctcaagtcaagtcaagatgcTTTTAATTTCATTGGTACACAGTATACAGtcaaaacgagacaacgttcctccagaaccctggtgttacactaaacaacatagagctacaacacacaacataaagctacctAAAGTGCAAtcgattgcaaaaaaaattagcatTTCAGCTGTATGGAATTGCAAATGAGGGTTTTATAGAGATTAATATATGTGGAACAGCTGCTATAAATGGtacacattataataatgttGTGAAACATCCCTGAAACTATAGAGTATcaacaataaacaaatgaacacgTCGTTTTAtcaagcatttcttttttctaagtcaaaaaaaactgcaaaacatAAACCTGTCTATCCTGCATCAGGAAAATAAAGTTTCATCTCAGTGCTGAAACTGGAGTCTCTTTTTATTAACATCAAATAAGTCCGTAAAAAGAACGGCAGTTACATGTTGATAATTGGTCACTTTTATCTATAGCTGCGGTatagaaaaagtacaaaagaaacacctcctgaccaatcagaatcgagaattcGACCTCACCTACACAACTTTTagtcttatttattatttctaggTAGTGGTAAGAAAGTTATTAAATCTGGTGCTGATAGAACTGAAAGAATATGGTGCACATTTGGAAATACTGGAAAGCAGACGTCCATAAGGGAGAGATAAAACTGGTTTATAGACTAAAACCtttctttttactcaagtgcaCTTGAGCAGATCAGCAATTACACAGAGAAATATTGGAGGAGTTGGAGTTTGGCATTTGCATGGAGTaaactttttttcattgttattaTTCACTCAGTTATTTACATGACGTACAGAGGGAAAGCAGTagcaacacagagagagagagagagagagagagagagtgtgtgtgtgtgtgcgtgtgcgtgtgattACGTCACAGCTGGGGAGGCTTTATAAATGCCTCTCAGCTTTCTTCATGAGAACAACTGCTTTCACTCTCACACGAGCAGAACGCACTCCTCAACAAGGCAAGGTAAAACCCTATATCCATCTCCATGCCTTTCtgtatatctctctctcactctctctctctctttatctatctatctatctatctatctatctatctatctatctatctatctatctatctatctatccatctatctatttatccacCTATCCATCAATATTACAGATTCTATATTAAATGATCAAAAGGCATAATTTTGACAGAACTCtatgaaacttaaaaaaaatcttgccaaacgttatttatttgaatttttgttATGATTGTCTTTCTTACATTTTATGCTGCgtgtgtttttacactttttttttgtaatatttttttcttttaatcacaTATGTTTTTCGCATTTCTGTTCCTATATTAGTCTATCTTTCTGCTTtgcttttaataatttttttttacttatcatCATGCAATACTttgcttatctatctatctagctatctatctagctatctagctatctagctatctatctatctatctatctatctatctatctatctatctatctatctatcttatttGCTCAAATCATGATTGGGTtctacaagtttttttttaaagataccATGCAGTAACTAACAGAGCTTGAACTTACTCATGttctctattcttttttttcttaattccacctgccctaaacacacacacacacatgcaggatGAACtgtggtgtgtgcgtgtgtgtgcttctGGCCGCCCTCTCGGTCACCTTTGCAGCTCGCACCCGCTCCTCTCCAGCGCAGGAGGAGAACAACGCTCTGCCCTCGCAGATGGACTCCAGTATGAACGCCGGACATGACGCCAACCCCCGCGCCAACCTCAACGAGCTGCTGGCCAGACTTATCTCCAGGAAAGGTgaggaaaataaacacacacacatactgtgaCCCCATGATTAGGGTTAAACTAACAAGTGTGTGCTGTAATTAGAATTgttcaaagagagagagggagataagGGAAAGTGAGattgagaaagacagagacacaccGAGACAAATgagaacagagagacagaatgaaagaGCGAAGGATAGAGAAGCATATTTCATTTGTATGTTTCAACccaaataatgaaacaaatcatttattttgtaaaaagtatttttttatttattttattgttgtaatttaaatgatttctttttcttatttttgtattattcattataattttttttatttaattttttttattattaattgtattatttatttatttattttagatgatTAAATCAAGAATGTATTAATTTGATCATTTGAATAATTTCtcctttaattttttattttaatttgatttgtactCAAATTtcatacaacatttttttaaagaggatTCGAATCCAGTGgaatggaggagagagagagagagagagagagagagaataaaaaatgaatccacaaactagtttttttaaaaagaaagagttTTTGCAGTGCTTCTCTTTATTATCTTTACTGTGTCTAATGAAGGTCCTCAGTTCATTTATCTTTTTCTCGAAGTCCAGTGTAGCCGTATCCCGGGGCACCGCCTCAAATTAGCTTAAAGCCTGAGAGTTACAAATTTCCAGCTCCAGCTGCTAAATGCACTGAATAATGAGGCTGCATTAGTGGTTTAACAACATcgcaacatgcacacacacacacacacacacacacacacacacacacacacacacaaaacgctTTTCTCTGTTTCTAATTATTGTCATCACACCTGAGTTTCCTCAGCAGGAAAGAGGAAGGCAGCTTTTGCGCTTTTTGGGATCGAGTTGTGTAGCATCACGTGAGAAAGCAAACCCATAATTGTGTTCCATTAAGGGAATTCACCcaacccacacacccacacacacacacacaggcacaaacAACTTGGACAGAAAATATATCAAAGTTCATACCAAAGCTACGTGTTCACGCGATgacaaaaatgagaaagagaaaaaaacaatgcacatttttttttatttcctcaatgtatttttatttatcaattatcaatttattattttattgtttacattttacaaatccTCCCAAAGTTGGTTATGTGATACggtctgtactgtagatgtAAGCCGAACCAAAGAGTTACAGCTAATGTCTAATTCACAAGAAATTCatatagacataaaaaaaaaaacctgcatttaaaaaagtgaCTCCACAGCGTCTCTCTGTGTTTTGGCAGATGAAAAGATGTTTCACTCGCATGCCACATCagctttatttaatcattttcattatgaatttttttttgtcagcacAGGATTCTGAAGGCTTTCATTACCTTGTCTAATAGTTTACTGCACTTGTAAGATGTTTCAAAAGATGGGTGTCACATGTTCAGCCTCCTGGCTGTTTCTCGAAAAACACGGCAACACGGACAGGCCTAAACAGGAACCTCAAACAGCCGGGTGCGCGCCTGAGAGCTGGATGTTAGCTCACGGCTTCTGTGTCGTTTAATTACGAGTCTTCCCAGGGCGTAAAACCCTTTTGTTCCTCCTCATTTGAGCGTGCCTAGCGTAATCGTGGCTGAGCACGAACTCTGAGACGCTTCAGATAAACTCCATCGCAACGGTCAACAACAGTAAACACTGCGTTGCATCACAGGCAGCGGTGTAGCCCCGCGGCTCCTGACTGAAGTGTTTAGCGATGCGGTTCCCGAGCACTCGCGCTACAGCGAGCGGCGTACAGTGCGACCGGGTGCATGTGGGTGCAGTGAACTCAGACGTGTCGCGTGGGCTGAAACACAACAGCCAGCAACAGTTCAAAGAAACCCAGTTAGCATTAATCTTCTAATAGGCTCAACCACACATCGTTCCCGGTGTGTGTCTGGGCGAATTACTGTGCAAGTGTGGGAAGTGCGAATTTCACACACAACTATAATTTGCACTAAACGGactggaaatgtgtgtgttgcacGTGGTTAGAAGTCGCCCATCTGTTGCATTATTATCACAACTAAAAGCATTTTCAGCAACTCTCAGCAACACTCAAACAcatgcatgtgcacacacacacactcacatcatgCCATGTCACTGTTTTGCTGCACGTTTTGTGCAAGTTTTTCACCAAAAAATTTGTCCAATACCAGAATCACAAACATAATTCACATTTCTTTGAAAACTATTGAAGCTTGACTttttcttatctatctatctatctatctatctatctatctatctatctatctatctatctatctttctatctttctatctatctatctatctatctatctatctatctatctatctatcttatggCATATAATAAGTGTTATATACctgattgtaaatgtaaatctaaatacacaaaataaaataaatggaatggAATACCATATATTGGTCTACTGAAATGCTATTAAgtatatgaattaattaaatatgtttaaaatataaaataaattgtacaaacaaacaaataagcaaacaaacaaatgacagTGATTTGGTATATTAAAATACTATTAAGTATAGCATAATTAAtcattgaaatgtaaataaataacaaaataaataacttgGATAACAAAAAACCTCCTACAAAGTTCTTTGTCAggatttgtgtttatatatatatatatatatatatatatatatatatatatatatatatatatatatatacactcatgtATATTTTAgttctatttaaaatattaaatatatatttcaaaagaCAGAAAAACTAAACCCAAAACTACTATACGATTTTGCTGTTTAGAAATGAATAATAACAGAATATTTCACAATGACATGTTTGACTCTGACTGAAACTTTGATCAAACCATATGAGTGAGAATCAATTAAAGACCTGGAAAAAAATTGTACGTTTCGTAAGTGCCatcagactaaaaaaaaaaaaaaaaaaaaagcaaaaacaagaaGGATGCCTTCATGTTCCATCCTTACAGCCAGCAGTGTTATGAAGCCTGAGATCTTTTTGCTCTTCAGCTTCATTAGGCTTTAATTAAACCTGCTCACAAACGTACAAACGTCCGAATCTTCCGCCTATGTCTTCGATAGCCTCGAAAAGTAGAATCGTTTGGTAGAAATATATGGCATGAGACAAACAAATGAG
Coding sequences within:
- the cckb gene encoding cholecystokinin, which produces MNCGVCVCVLLAALSVTFAARTRSSPAQEENNALPSQMDSSMNAGHDANPRANLNELLARLISRKGSVRRNSMANSKASALSTNHRIKDRDYLGWMDFGRRSAEEYDYSS